One genomic region from Arthrobacter sp. YN encodes:
- a CDS encoding fumarylacetoacetate hydrolase family protein has protein sequence MRLLTLRLETATGKGSVAVRQDGETLTEIPGFTDVGALLADPAWEEKAKAANGATHALDGADLAAVVPAPGKIICVGHNYRNHIKEMGREIPEYPTLFAKYQESLIGPNDDLPLPQESDTVDWEAELAVIIGKKGRRIAEAEAADHIAGYAVLNDISMRDYQFRTIQWLQGKTWENSTPFGPALVTRDEFTAGPLMTSAVDGEIQQSTPTGDLVFTPEYLVSYISTIITLNPGDVIATGTPGGVGHAQDPKRYLQEGQLLVTTIEGLGQLNNRVVKEA, from the coding sequence ATGAGACTCCTCACCCTCCGCCTCGAAACCGCCACCGGCAAAGGCAGCGTAGCCGTCCGCCAGGACGGCGAGACCCTCACTGAGATCCCCGGTTTCACCGATGTCGGCGCGCTGCTGGCCGACCCCGCCTGGGAGGAAAAGGCGAAGGCGGCCAACGGCGCAACGCACGCGCTCGACGGCGCGGACCTCGCCGCCGTCGTGCCCGCACCGGGGAAGATCATCTGCGTGGGCCACAACTACCGCAACCACATCAAGGAGATGGGCAGGGAGATTCCCGAGTACCCCACCTTGTTCGCGAAGTACCAGGAATCCCTGATCGGCCCGAACGACGACCTGCCGTTGCCCCAAGAATCGGACACCGTGGACTGGGAAGCCGAACTCGCCGTGATCATCGGCAAGAAGGGCCGCCGCATCGCCGAAGCTGAAGCCGCGGACCACATCGCCGGGTACGCGGTCCTGAACGACATCAGCATGCGCGACTACCAGTTCCGCACCATCCAGTGGCTCCAGGGTAAGACGTGGGAGAACTCCACCCCGTTCGGCCCGGCTCTGGTCACCAGGGATGAATTCACCGCCGGGCCACTCATGACCTCCGCCGTGGACGGGGAAATCCAGCAGTCCACCCCCACCGGCGACCTCGTCTTCACCCCCGAGTACCTGGTCTCCTACATCTCCACCATCATCACGCTCAACCCCGGGGACGTGATTGCCACGGGCACGCCCGGCGGTGTGGGCCACGCCCAGGACCCCAAGCGGTACCTGCAGGAAGGCCAGCTCCTGGTCACCACCATCGAAGGCTTGGGCCAGCTGAACAACCGCGTGGTCAAGGAAGCCTGA
- a CDS encoding maleylpyruvate isomerase family mycothiol-dependent enzyme — protein MAARHDLATDPGLQEDLLQARRGTAFFARKLNELTDAELDGGTLLPDWTRRHVVAHVGYNARAIARLVEWAATGVETPMYASSDARNHEINFGATLSPIALRNLFDHSAVHLSVEWRDLPDENWANEVRTAQGRTVPASETVWMRTREVWVHAVDLANGATFNDIPAPVLERLLKDITGAWKTRGTDTGLLINVTDTAGNGAGLTFGDTSAADPTLITGPLPAVVEWATGRGTSGVTATGPSAESAVLAAPKWI, from the coding sequence ATGGCAGCCCGCCACGATCTCGCCACCGATCCGGGCCTCCAGGAAGACCTCCTGCAGGCCCGGCGGGGCACAGCGTTCTTCGCCCGCAAGCTCAACGAACTCACGGATGCAGAGCTCGACGGCGGCACCCTCCTTCCGGACTGGACCCGACGGCACGTTGTGGCGCACGTGGGGTACAACGCCCGCGCGATCGCGCGCTTGGTGGAATGGGCTGCCACCGGCGTTGAAACACCCATGTATGCCTCTTCTGACGCGCGGAACCACGAGATCAACTTCGGCGCCACCCTGTCGCCGATTGCGCTGCGGAACCTGTTCGACCATTCCGCGGTGCACCTGTCCGTCGAATGGCGCGACCTCCCGGATGAGAACTGGGCCAACGAAGTACGCACTGCGCAAGGGAGGACAGTCCCGGCGTCGGAAACAGTGTGGATGCGCACCCGCGAAGTCTGGGTGCACGCCGTGGACCTGGCCAACGGAGCCACGTTCAACGACATCCCGGCCCCGGTCCTCGAACGTCTGCTCAAAGACATCACAGGCGCCTGGAAAACCCGCGGCACCGACACCGGGCTCCTCATCAACGTCACCGACACCGCCGGGAACGGCGCAGGCCTCACGTTTGGCGACACCAGCGCCGCGGACCCGACGCTCATCACCGGCCCCCTGCCCGCCGTCGTCGAATGGGCCACCGGCCGCGGCACCTCCGGTGTCACGGCCACCGGACCCAGTGCCGAAAGTGCCGTTCTGGCCGCCCCGAAGTGGATTTAG
- a CDS encoding CPBP family intramembrane glutamic endopeptidase, whose amino-acid sequence MTSLSTEAPRTALSWKLLPAALLSLSGIPLFAMGNELLGYGLLLASVATAAFIDRRLMRHLALIAAGMTIFSLVPLNADLSTEHMALMGGALALAVLVPWLVSRFVYREDIIKFPINTGRKWPLAAKLYLIGVVALGYFILPVYLISTGVYQNWPDASDPDIFWRLFLGVNAVGIWDELFFICTTFTLLRQHFPDWLANLLQAVVFSSFLWEIGYQSWGPLLTFPFALLQGYTFKLTKSFTYVVSVHLLFDFVLFLALVHAHNRDWLPIFLY is encoded by the coding sequence GTGACGTCCCTTTCAACGGAAGCACCCCGTACCGCGCTCAGCTGGAAACTATTACCGGCGGCGCTGCTTTCGCTGTCCGGCATTCCCCTCTTTGCAATGGGAAACGAACTGCTGGGCTACGGCTTGCTGCTGGCCAGTGTTGCCACCGCCGCCTTCATTGACCGACGGCTGATGCGGCACCTGGCGTTGATCGCGGCAGGCATGACCATCTTCAGCCTGGTGCCTCTCAATGCCGACCTCAGCACGGAGCACATGGCCCTGATGGGCGGGGCGCTCGCGCTGGCAGTGCTGGTGCCGTGGCTGGTTTCCCGCTTTGTGTATCGGGAAGACATCATCAAATTCCCCATCAACACAGGCAGGAAATGGCCCCTGGCAGCGAAGCTGTACTTGATAGGCGTCGTTGCGCTGGGCTATTTCATCCTGCCCGTCTACCTGATCAGCACCGGCGTGTACCAAAACTGGCCCGACGCCTCCGATCCCGATATCTTCTGGCGGCTCTTCCTGGGCGTTAACGCCGTAGGAATCTGGGACGAACTGTTCTTCATCTGCACCACGTTCACCCTGCTGCGGCAACACTTCCCGGACTGGCTGGCCAACCTCCTGCAAGCTGTGGTTTTCTCCTCATTCCTGTGGGAAATCGGATATCAGTCGTGGGGTCCCTTGTTGACGTTCCCGTTCGCGTTGCTGCAGGGGTACACCTTCAAGCTGACCAAGTCGTTCACCTACGTGGTGTCGGTGCACCTGCTCTTCGACTTCGTGTTGTTCCTGGCACTGGTCCACGCCCACAACCGGGATTGGCTGCCGATCTTCCTGTACTAG
- a CDS encoding helix-turn-helix transcriptional regulator yields MKDERRKELGLFLRTRRNQALRSDYGLPPVGRSRERGLRREEIAFLSGVSVTWYTWLEQGRDISPSRQVLEAVARTLHLSDTGMSYVLSLGGYSSAPPAGPVAADAPAHVQRLLDALDPNPSYALSPDWGIAGWNRAYEALYPNIGTFDAVDRNLLWLVFTDPYIRDLLPDWDVTSKRFLAEFRAETGQRLGDPDVEYQVGRLKEASPEFQESWDRYDILGFESRERQFHHPAVGVLHLEHHQVSPSDRPDLHIVVYTPAPGSDAGEQMQRLMGT; encoded by the coding sequence GTGAAAGATGAGAGACGCAAGGAACTGGGACTCTTCCTCAGGACCCGCCGCAACCAAGCCCTTCGCTCGGACTATGGGCTGCCGCCTGTGGGACGTTCCCGCGAGCGCGGCTTGCGCCGTGAAGAGATCGCCTTCCTCTCCGGAGTCAGCGTCACCTGGTACACCTGGCTGGAGCAGGGCCGTGACATCAGCCCGTCGCGGCAGGTGCTGGAAGCGGTGGCCCGCACGCTGCATTTGTCCGACACCGGGATGAGCTACGTGCTGTCCCTGGGCGGCTACTCCTCCGCTCCACCGGCCGGTCCGGTCGCCGCGGACGCTCCCGCGCATGTGCAGCGTCTCCTGGACGCGCTGGATCCCAACCCTTCCTACGCACTGTCCCCCGACTGGGGCATTGCCGGCTGGAACCGCGCTTACGAGGCGCTGTACCCCAACATCGGCACGTTCGACGCCGTCGACAGGAACCTGCTGTGGCTCGTCTTCACCGACCCCTATATCCGTGACCTCCTCCCGGATTGGGACGTCACGAGCAAACGCTTTTTGGCTGAATTCAGGGCCGAGACAGGACAACGTCTGGGTGACCCCGATGTGGAGTACCAGGTGGGCCGGCTCAAGGAAGCCAGCCCCGAGTTCCAGGAAAGCTGGGACCGGTACGACATCCTGGGCTTCGAATCCCGTGAGCGCCAGTTCCACCACCCTGCTGTTGGCGTGCTGCATCTGGAACACCACCAGGTCTCGCCGTCGGACCGGCCGGACCTGCACATCGTGGTCTACACGCCCGCGCCCGGGAGCGACGCCGGGGAGCAGATGCAGCGGCTGATGGGGACCTGA
- a CDS encoding IclR family transcriptional regulator — MQNNPTSTSSRKPVQKRPTYSIEAVDNALQLLQLLRDGGALRLKDAAAELGVAPSTAHRLLAMLVYRGFAVQDENRRYVPGPAMGVGPAGLSWTRLLRDLAQPHMELLSGQLNETVNLMVRVGTKVRFLSTVEGSNVLRVGDRQGTVMPANRTSGGKAMLAELEPVMIEQLFRSHNAEIGGDTIPDKEFPAFLRELETTRSNGFAANFEGTEEGVSALGMALHNGHGSVVGALSVATPATRFRKVFDAGLVTAMRETCRQLEVDIAANPTD; from the coding sequence GTGCAGAATAATCCGACTTCCACGTCCAGCCGTAAGCCGGTACAGAAACGGCCTACCTACTCCATTGAAGCCGTGGATAACGCCCTCCAACTCCTGCAGTTGCTACGAGATGGCGGCGCACTCCGGCTCAAGGACGCCGCCGCGGAGTTGGGCGTTGCCCCGTCAACGGCCCACCGCCTTTTGGCGATGCTGGTTTACCGTGGATTCGCCGTTCAGGACGAGAACCGCCGCTACGTTCCGGGCCCTGCGATGGGTGTCGGCCCCGCCGGCCTGAGCTGGACGCGGCTGCTCCGCGACCTCGCCCAGCCGCACATGGAACTTCTTTCCGGTCAACTCAACGAGACCGTCAACCTCATGGTCCGCGTGGGTACCAAGGTCCGTTTCCTGTCCACCGTGGAGGGCAGCAACGTGCTGCGCGTGGGCGACCGCCAAGGCACCGTCATGCCCGCAAACAGGACCTCCGGCGGAAAAGCGATGCTTGCAGAACTGGAGCCCGTGATGATCGAGCAACTGTTCCGAAGCCATAACGCGGAGATCGGCGGAGACACCATCCCGGACAAAGAATTCCCGGCCTTTCTCCGCGAACTGGAAACCACCAGGAGCAACGGGTTTGCTGCCAATTTTGAGGGAACCGAGGAGGGTGTCAGCGCCTTGGGCATGGCCCTGCATAACGGGCACGGCTCGGTGGTGGGGGCGCTCAGCGTCGCCACGCCTGCCACACGATTCCGTAAGGTGTTCGACGCCGGCCTGGTCACCGCGATGCGCGAAACCTGCCGGCAGTTGGAGGTAGACATAGCGGCGAACCCCACCGACTGA
- a CDS encoding FAD-dependent oxidoreductase yields the protein MSEYTTSTDVLVVGGGMAGLAGALALRENGANVTLVERAPEFGEVGAGLQMAPNASRVLKRWGLLEKALAVGVQPKHLVFRDATTGEELTRQSLCGEFEERYGAPYVVIHRSDLHRVLLEGCEAAGVKLVNDVMVDSVETVNGRGVVHTATGVDYEADVVIGADGLKSTLRPQVASDEPVSSAYVAYRGTVPITPETPAADLEDVVVYLGPDVHLVQYPLRKGELLNTVAVFKSPSFERGEEQYGGVDELQAAYKDCVPAVQAALANLGTGIRWPMYDRDPIENWIAGRMVLMGDAAHPMLQYLAQGACQALEDAAVLQDVSAGTVFTADGVNPDAWDEAIAAFNTVRAARTARVQRTARVWGESWHVSGLARTLRNLLFKSRKDNDFQYNDWLYGQTGEGLPAPEAPRVASQLPA from the coding sequence ATGTCTGAGTACACCACGTCCACTGATGTCCTGGTTGTGGGAGGGGGAATGGCCGGGCTGGCCGGCGCATTGGCCCTCCGCGAAAACGGTGCGAACGTCACGCTGGTGGAACGCGCACCCGAATTCGGTGAGGTGGGAGCCGGCCTGCAGATGGCGCCGAACGCCTCGCGGGTGCTGAAGCGGTGGGGCTTGCTGGAGAAGGCGCTTGCGGTCGGTGTGCAGCCCAAGCATCTGGTATTCCGCGACGCGACCACCGGTGAAGAGCTGACGCGCCAGTCGCTCTGCGGGGAGTTCGAGGAACGCTACGGCGCCCCGTATGTGGTGATCCACCGCAGCGACCTGCACCGCGTGCTCCTGGAAGGATGCGAAGCGGCGGGCGTGAAACTGGTCAACGACGTCATGGTGGACAGCGTGGAAACCGTGAACGGCCGCGGCGTGGTGCACACAGCAACTGGTGTGGACTATGAAGCAGATGTGGTGATCGGCGCCGACGGGCTGAAGTCCACGTTGCGGCCGCAGGTGGCATCCGATGAGCCTGTCTCCTCCGCCTACGTTGCTTACCGCGGCACCGTCCCCATTACCCCTGAGACCCCGGCAGCCGACCTCGAGGACGTGGTGGTCTACCTCGGCCCCGACGTCCACTTGGTGCAGTACCCCCTGCGGAAGGGCGAACTGCTGAACACCGTGGCCGTCTTCAAATCGCCGTCATTTGAGCGCGGTGAAGAGCAGTATGGGGGAGTGGACGAGCTCCAGGCCGCCTACAAGGACTGCGTTCCCGCCGTGCAGGCAGCCCTTGCGAACCTCGGCACGGGCATCCGCTGGCCCATGTACGATCGCGATCCGATCGAAAACTGGATTGCCGGCCGCATGGTCCTGATGGGCGACGCCGCCCACCCCATGCTGCAGTACCTCGCCCAAGGCGCCTGCCAGGCACTCGAGGACGCCGCCGTGCTGCAGGACGTCAGCGCCGGCACGGTCTTCACAGCCGACGGCGTCAATCCGGATGCGTGGGATGAGGCAATTGCCGCGTTCAACACCGTCCGCGCAGCCCGCACTGCCCGCGTCCAGCGCACCGCCCGTGTGTGGGGCGAATCCTGGCACGTCTCCGGACTGGCCCGGACGCTGCGAAACCTGCTCTTCAAGAGCCGCAAGGACAACGATTTCCAGTACAACGACTGGCTCTACGGTCAAACCGGTGAAGGCTTGCCGGCACCGGAGGCGCCACGGGTTGCCAGCCAGCTGCCTGCCTGA
- a CDS encoding EAL domain-containing protein: MAQEEGSLSQDGANAPLPDETSPPAKATMREQVNDIIESILADTEPRSEAARIRLGALLEANPEDPQRALLEHLLETRKEAAPASTVPVHLEAASVHLESVDAARTVSVPVSHEVREGIQAVLADKLLLTAFQPVHALPSGDVVGVEALTRFVGEDGAGAEVWFSEAAAAGLGTELEIAALHCALTAAHDVPETMSVALNLTPATSSDPRVRNLLAAAALAPDRIIVELTGSLADVGGQTGREGLGPLRTLGLRLAISASGAALVALERVEQLRPDIIKLDRHLIEGIESSEGQRIRAKAIVELAREIGAEVIAVGIETAEELEEVTALNITAAQGYLLGRPSVHPLDWSAWSIRAQSEAQPAG; the protein is encoded by the coding sequence ATGGCTCAAGAAGAGGGCTCTCTTTCACAGGATGGCGCCAACGCGCCACTGCCTGATGAAACGTCACCGCCTGCCAAGGCGACCATGCGCGAGCAGGTGAACGACATCATCGAATCCATCCTTGCCGATACCGAACCGCGCAGCGAAGCCGCCAGAATCAGGCTCGGTGCGTTGTTGGAGGCGAATCCCGAAGACCCTCAGCGGGCCTTGTTGGAGCATCTGCTGGAAACCCGCAAAGAGGCCGCACCGGCATCCACGGTGCCGGTTCACCTCGAAGCCGCCAGCGTGCACCTCGAGTCCGTTGACGCAGCGCGGACCGTGTCGGTTCCCGTCAGCCACGAAGTCCGTGAAGGAATCCAGGCGGTCCTGGCGGACAAGCTTCTACTGACCGCTTTCCAGCCCGTCCATGCACTGCCCAGCGGCGACGTAGTGGGCGTTGAGGCACTCACCCGCTTCGTCGGTGAAGACGGCGCCGGCGCCGAGGTCTGGTTCAGCGAGGCTGCCGCCGCTGGGCTGGGAACCGAGTTGGAGATCGCTGCCCTCCACTGCGCACTCACGGCGGCGCACGATGTCCCGGAAACCATGTCCGTTGCCCTCAACCTCACCCCCGCAACCTCCAGCGACCCCAGGGTGCGGAACCTGCTGGCCGCTGCGGCACTCGCGCCGGACCGGATCATTGTTGAACTCACCGGCAGCCTGGCCGACGTCGGAGGCCAAACCGGCCGCGAGGGACTCGGGCCGCTGCGCACCTTGGGTTTGCGCCTGGCCATCAGCGCCTCCGGAGCAGCGTTGGTCGCCTTGGAGCGGGTGGAGCAACTGCGCCCGGACATCATCAAACTGGACCGCCACCTGATTGAAGGCATCGAAAGCAGCGAAGGCCAAAGGATCCGGGCCAAGGCGATCGTTGAGCTCGCCAGGGAGATCGGGGCGGAAGTCATTGCTGTAGGCATCGAGACTGCCGAAGAACTCGAGGAAGTCACGGCGCTCAACATCACCGCAGCCCAGGGATACCTCCTGGGACGCCCCTCGGTTCACCCGCTGGACTGGTCGGCGTGGAGCATCCGCGCACAATCGGAAGCCCAGCCTGCCGGCTGA
- a CDS encoding SGNH/GDSL hydrolase family protein: MGQGGSGSFGAGLHPWSRYVALGDSFTEGLGDPEPRSPGGLRGWADRVAEELSTGHEDFAYANLAISGRLLHEILEEQVRPALDLNPDLITLNAGGNDLLFHRSDPDKLALELDAGVETLASTGATILLFTGPDWGATPVLGLARGKVAIYNENVRAVAARHDAVVADLWGLRQLTDPRMWDPDRLHFSPLGQHTIAIMVLNTLNVPHSLEPLTPKPLPEGSWREARAGDIVWARHHLFPWVVRRLTQRNDDDRRHPKRPEPGPVFGAGMLPGTFVGNDPRHIAD; this comes from the coding sequence TTGGGGCAGGGTGGTTCGGGTAGCTTCGGAGCTGGCCTGCACCCGTGGAGCCGTTATGTGGCTTTGGGTGACTCCTTCACCGAAGGCTTAGGCGATCCCGAGCCGCGGAGCCCCGGCGGCCTCCGGGGCTGGGCAGACCGGGTTGCGGAAGAGTTGAGCACCGGGCACGAGGATTTCGCCTACGCCAACCTGGCCATCAGTGGACGGTTGCTCCATGAAATCCTGGAGGAGCAAGTGCGCCCGGCACTGGACCTCAACCCAGATCTGATCACGCTCAATGCCGGCGGCAACGACCTGCTCTTCCACCGGAGCGATCCCGATAAATTGGCCCTCGAACTGGACGCCGGCGTGGAAACGCTGGCCTCCACCGGCGCCACCATCCTGCTGTTCACCGGGCCGGACTGGGGCGCTACCCCGGTGCTGGGGCTCGCCCGCGGCAAGGTGGCCATCTACAACGAGAACGTCCGGGCTGTGGCGGCCCGCCATGACGCCGTGGTGGCCGACCTCTGGGGGTTGCGCCAACTCACCGATCCCCGGATGTGGGATCCTGACCGGCTCCATTTTTCGCCGTTGGGCCAGCACACCATCGCCATCATGGTCCTCAACACCCTCAACGTTCCACATTCCCTTGAGCCGCTAACACCCAAACCCCTGCCCGAGGGCAGCTGGCGCGAGGCCCGGGCAGGCGACATTGTGTGGGCCCGCCATCATCTCTTCCCTTGGGTGGTGCGTCGCCTGACCCAGCGGAACGACGACGACCGCAGGCACCCCAAGCGGCCGGAACCGGGCCCTGTCTTCGGCGCCGGAATGCTCCCCGGAACCTTCGTGGGCAACGATCCGCGGCATATCGCTGACTAA
- a CDS encoding MFS transporter: MNHTLPAAASQRTTAGVDGQTPRFSKGSALAVLVCWLLVVFDGYDLIVYGTVQSSLISDTGWGLTKATAGTIGSMAFLGMMIGAIFAGRMADSWGRRKTILGCAVLFSVFTVLCAFAPNAAIFGALRLLAGIGLGGLVPSANALVAELVPAKWRSTIATLMMSGVPIGGSIAALVGIPMIPAFGWQAMFLVAVLALVIVVPLGMKYIPETLPPGKASGTPQSQGPKPGFGSLLRAPYLGVSVLFALATIATLFAWYGLGTWLPNLMQLAGYNLGSALTFALALNLGAVAGSVITAWAGTRFGPIPTAIAAAAVAAVGLLVLLTGPSVAVVYLALVLAGVGTHGTQCLIIAAVASHYPDHLRGTALGWALGTGRIGAVIAPQVGGLLLAAGLGVNSNFLAFAGAAALAAVLLAAVGLNIKSKISQGANNV; the protein is encoded by the coding sequence ATGAATCACACACTTCCCGCTGCAGCGTCGCAACGGACCACCGCCGGTGTTGACGGCCAAACCCCGCGCTTTTCCAAAGGGTCGGCCCTGGCCGTCCTGGTCTGCTGGCTGCTGGTGGTCTTCGACGGCTATGACCTCATCGTGTACGGCACCGTGCAATCGTCCCTGATCTCCGACACCGGGTGGGGGCTCACCAAAGCAACGGCGGGCACCATCGGTTCCATGGCGTTCCTGGGAATGATGATCGGCGCCATCTTCGCCGGCCGCATGGCTGATTCCTGGGGCAGGCGTAAGACCATCCTTGGATGCGCGGTTCTGTTTTCCGTCTTCACCGTTCTCTGTGCATTTGCTCCCAACGCCGCGATCTTCGGTGCCCTCCGGCTGCTGGCGGGAATTGGCCTGGGCGGTCTGGTGCCCTCAGCCAATGCACTGGTTGCCGAACTGGTCCCTGCAAAGTGGCGTTCCACCATTGCAACGTTAATGATGTCCGGTGTACCGATCGGCGGGTCCATTGCTGCGCTGGTGGGGATTCCCATGATTCCAGCCTTCGGGTGGCAGGCGATGTTCCTGGTGGCCGTCCTGGCGCTGGTGATCGTAGTGCCTCTGGGTATGAAGTACATCCCTGAGACACTGCCGCCGGGCAAGGCCTCGGGGACCCCCCAGTCCCAGGGCCCCAAACCCGGCTTTGGATCCCTCCTGCGCGCGCCTTACCTCGGCGTCAGCGTACTGTTCGCCTTGGCCACCATCGCCACCCTTTTCGCCTGGTACGGCTTGGGAACCTGGCTGCCCAACCTCATGCAACTGGCCGGCTACAACCTCGGCTCGGCGCTGACGTTCGCACTGGCCCTGAATCTCGGAGCCGTTGCCGGATCGGTGATTACCGCGTGGGCCGGCACGCGCTTCGGCCCGATTCCGACGGCGATAGCGGCAGCCGCTGTGGCCGCCGTCGGGCTTCTGGTTCTCTTGACCGGGCCTTCAGTGGCCGTGGTGTACCTCGCCCTGGTGCTGGCCGGCGTCGGAACGCACGGCACGCAGTGCCTGATCATCGCCGCGGTGGCCAGCCACTATCCCGATCATCTGCGCGGAACCGCACTTGGCTGGGCGCTGGGCACCGGCCGCATTGGCGCCGTCATCGCACCCCAGGTGGGTGGGCTCCTGCTGGCAGCCGGGCTGGGCGTCAACTCCAACTTCCTCGCGTTCGCCGGCGCCGCCGCCCTCGCAGCGGTCCTTCTGGCCGCCGTCGGACTCAACATCAAATCAAAGATCTCCCAAGGAGCAAACAATGTCTGA
- a CDS encoding cupin domain-containing protein, which yields MSISAENTTHESVAASHALPEPTPEEAAQLEQLYKDFDTENLIPLWTEIGELMPMAPTPKAVPHVWRWNDLYPLAARAGDLVPVGRGGERRAIALANPGLAGTPYATPTLWAAIQYLGAHEVAPEHRHSQNAFRFVVEGEGVWTVVNGDPVAMRRGDFLLTPGWNFHGHHNDTDQPMAWIDGLDIPFVHYADAGFFEFGTERVTDEATPDISRSERLWAHPGLRPLSGLDDTTNSPIAAYRWEHTDAALREQLLLEDEGHPATVSQGHAAVRYSNPTTGGDVMPTIRAEFHRLRAGATTEPLREVGSSVWQVFEGTGTVVLNGETKQLAKGDLFVVPSWQEWSLTADADAVTQTDFDLFRFSDAPIFERLNFNRSYTEGRK from the coding sequence GTGTCCATCAGCGCCGAGAACACGACTCATGAATCTGTGGCCGCCAGCCACGCCTTACCGGAGCCCACTCCGGAGGAAGCCGCCCAGTTGGAGCAGCTCTACAAGGACTTCGACACAGAGAACCTGATCCCGTTGTGGACGGAGATCGGTGAATTGATGCCGATGGCCCCCACCCCGAAGGCCGTTCCGCATGTGTGGCGCTGGAACGACCTATACCCGTTGGCCGCCCGTGCCGGTGACCTTGTTCCCGTGGGCCGGGGTGGGGAACGCCGCGCGATTGCTCTCGCCAACCCGGGCCTGGCGGGCACACCGTACGCGACACCGACGTTGTGGGCCGCCATCCAGTACCTGGGCGCCCATGAGGTTGCTCCGGAGCACCGCCATTCCCAGAACGCGTTCCGCTTCGTCGTTGAGGGCGAGGGTGTGTGGACGGTGGTGAACGGGGATCCGGTGGCGATGCGTCGCGGTGATTTCCTGCTCACCCCGGGCTGGAACTTCCACGGCCATCACAATGACACCGACCAGCCGATGGCGTGGATCGACGGCCTGGACATCCCGTTCGTGCACTATGCCGATGCCGGGTTCTTCGAGTTTGGCACCGAACGTGTCACTGATGAAGCGACCCCGGACATTTCCCGTTCCGAACGGCTTTGGGCGCACCCGGGCCTGCGACCCCTGTCCGGTCTCGATGACACCACCAACTCCCCCATCGCCGCGTACCGCTGGGAACACACCGACGCAGCCCTCCGCGAGCAACTGTTGCTGGAAGACGAGGGCCACCCTGCCACTGTGTCCCAGGGCCACGCCGCTGTCCGGTACTCGAACCCGACCACCGGCGGGGACGTCATGCCCACCATCCGGGCCGAGTTCCACCGCCTCCGCGCGGGCGCCACCACCGAGCCGCTCCGCGAGGTCGGTTCCAGTGTCTGGCAGGTCTTCGAGGGCACCGGCACTGTGGTGTTGAACGGCGAGACCAAGCAGCTGGCCAAGGGTGACCTGTTCGTGGTCCCGTCCTGGCAGGAATGGTCCCTGACGGCGGACGCCGACGCTGTTACACAAACAGACTTTGATCTTTTCCGCTTCAGCGACGCCCCCATCTTTGAACGACTGAACTTCAACCGCAGCTACACCGAAGGACGAAAGTAA